The DNA region GACACATCTCTCTGctccacattttcttctccacccatCCAGATCACTGTCTTGTGTGCTGTGTTGCCAGATCTCGCCGGCCCTTCTCCTTGCCGTGCACAAggttggagggtgagcggtatctccgagcctctaccgtcgtgaagcccgcatgagggacggcaataaggtttctgggcagcGCATCTGCGCGACCGCTCTGCACTGCTTCATCTACGATCTGCACGGTAGCGAATCGACACATCGTCAacttcatcccttcatcaacccgactgtgagttcttgatgaatctgatgaattTTTTGTACAGTTACTTGCTGCTAGGATTAGAAGTATGTTCATCTGTTATAGATTGTGAAATATACGTTCGTATAGAATCTGGAATTAGATTTTtgcgcatattaccaacaaaaAGTAGTACAGAAGCAAGCATCCCACCAATGCCAATACTACAGCTAAAACATCCGTGTGTCACTGTCAGGTATGCATAAGGGTGCTTTAAAGCGTAATTCTGTAGTAACCATACATAACAAACAAGTAGCAATCATATGTAACATTAGTACTATCATCAAGCAGATCCAGTATCCATGTCTAGGTCTCGCACTGTATCAAGAATAAAGTATGACACAGAAtcctaaaaagaagaagaaatttcGAACTTTAGTTGATGGAGAATTCAAAAGGCTGAATGTAAGAATGACCTTTCGGATGACCCCAGTTTTATTATGCCTTCAATGGAAATCTTAAGCCATCTTAGCATCCAATTTGGTGAGAACATTATTATGTATTCTTGATTTTAGAAATACATATCAAGCCAATCATATAACCAAATAAGGTATCGATTTGATATTGTCAAGATATAGAAGCTCAGAGAAACATTGAAAAGTACCAATGGGTAACTGCATGTTGAAGAAATTTTGCTACAAGTAGCTACTGAAGCCAAAAGTTTCTCCTTGATACCTGTCATTACGTACTCTGGTGCAGCATAACCGTAGGTGCCAACAACCCGAGTAGAGACATGAGTTTTATCACCCTGAGGGCCAGCTTTTGCTAAACCAAAATCAGAAAGTTTTGCATTGTACTCCTGTAGAAGCAAAATAACCACTGTTGCCAAGATAACAAGCATTATATAAGCATGATAACAAACATATTTAACAGATACAGTACCGCATCAAGAAGAATATTCGATGTCTTAAAATCCCTGTAAATAACTGGTTTGGGACCTCCATGGAGGAAGGCAAGTCCTTTTGCAGCACCAAGAGCAATCTTCATTCTGTTGGACCAAGGTAGGGGAAGAGCCCCTTCAAGAGTAAACACAGTAAGATGAGAGGATCATAAGAGGGAGAAAACATTAACATTACCATCAATCAAGGAACTTCACAAGTTTTATGCATAAACAGTAAAATTGCGTTCATGACTAAGCAGCTAAAGCATTTTGTCCAAAAAACAATGGTTACACCGGGATGACCTAATACACATCTAGAAAATAGCAATCGAATGGACAACACCATTGATGGTATGTATGCATCCTTGTTCACTACTATTATAGAACGACTGATGTTTCTGGAAATCCACCATCTAATAATAAGAAGACACGAGTAGGCTTAAAATCAATTGGTACACGGGAAACCTAAAATACAAGTAATAAATCTGGCCAGGTTAAATTGTCTATGATATCACATAGGACATAAAACTCCAAAATTGCTCAGAAAAATGGAGAACAACACTTATCAGTGAAGCAAACTACAAATTAGGTCCAAGAAGGGAAACAAATGTAGTAAACTAAATCTCAAAACACTCAATTTAATGCATTGACTGTGTTAGTGATTGCTTACTTCTGAAAAGATGATTTTCAAGACTTCCTCGGGCCATGAATTCATATACAAGTAATCTTTGATCATCCTCAATACAATATCCAATCAGCTTAACAAGGTGTTTATGATGTAACTGTCCCAGAAAGTCAACTTCTGCCTGAAAATGTGATTTCTTTAAAAGGCATAGGTAGAACTAAATAAATATATCTAAGAGGTACCATACAATACTTACCACCCATTCTCTATGACCTTGTAGAGCATCTGGCTTCAAACTTTTAACTGCTACAGTAACACCTGTGCCAGGTTTTGCAGGAGCTGTGCTGTTTGGCTCAATCCACCCCTTGAAGACGTAGCCAAATCCACCCTCCCCAAGAATACTGTCTGGCCTAAAGTTAACGGTGGCAGATTTCAACTCATGAAAGGTAAACTGAAGTAGCTTGGGCAgtgttttcatttcaattgATGCATCAACACCATTTTCAGCATCATGGTCTGTCTGAAAATGATCACCAAGCTCCCGATTTCTAGCATTTAAGTATCTCGTCTCTGCTGCTACAGAAAAAATGCTTGAGCATCTCATACAGAACATGGAAATTTACCTACAGAAAGTACTAAGCTAAGATAGAACATATGTGCCAAGACCAATACTTATTAGCTCTTGGGCTCCTAACATATTCAATATGGTTAACCAAGTTGATGGACATTGACCCAAAGTGTTATGTACTTGGTGTACTCATTCTGAGTTTTTAATATAGGACAAAAACCCATCCAGTCGACTTCAAGTATCACGAGTATGTTTTCTTATATTATCCAGGTTAATCATTTATGGAGTGTCACTGTCAGACATATGACCAGCATAATTGCAGCAAGTAACACAATTAGATGTACTTGACTCCTGGAACAAATGGATCAAAGACTTTCTTCATCCCATTCTCACCAGCTTCTTCAGTTATTTCATACGATTAGAGTTCAGAAAATCTATCTTGACAGTTGGAATGTAACAGAACGAATCACATGAAACAATTTTCTTCAAAGATGGGGAGCAGAAACCATTAAACCGAAGGGTATTTTCATTTTCCAATCTCATAGAACATACTTTTTACCTCTTATTAACTAGCACACACCATTGCTCAAGCTCTTGTAGATTCCATGGCACAAGTTGTTCAAGTTTAGGACATATGGAGGAGCTCGCAGGGAGGATTAAACTACAAATTCCGCATCATTGTAATAGACATCTAGTAATAGACAATGGATAGGTGCAGTCTTTTTGCTTTTTTGCTCGCATGTACTTTTGGTTTACGAGATGCCTAGATTTAGAGTTCTGTTTCGTAGAATTAAGGGATATTCAATCTGGTCTGCGTAGCAGAGGGGAAACTTTCATGTAAAACCTATATGCAAAACTGGAAACCCCAGCAAACACTTTGCTTTTAATAAATCAGGGCCAAAAGCCTTTGGTCTAAATAGCTTCAGTGAAATAGGCAAGATAGAATACGTCCCCAAATGCTGAATTAGTCTGTTCGAATTGGGACCTTATCACCATGAATGGGTTGTTGACAAGTCGATCGATCATTAGTCCATTACACCCACATGTTTAATGGGGATTGAGGACATGATCCTTGTGAAAACTATGTAAAGAACATTCTACATATGTTTAATTTGTTCTATTGAAAGGTTGAAACTTTATATTTTACCTTCCAACCCTTCCATGCCAATCTAAGCCATTGCTCTTTAGCTTTGATCATACCATGGCAGTGCTAAGCAAAATCATCCGATCAAATCCATGATAATCCCCAACGAATACGATCCAAGAATGCCGGGGACACAGTCACATAGAAAAGAAGCCCCCCCACACACACCAGATGATCAGCGCATCAATCACAGCATCACGCTAATCGCCAAACCAACTCTTTGCCCACTAAAGAACAAGCAAGCAAGAACAAATTTTtcccaaaaccaaacaaaaggTCATAAATCGCAATCCTACCTACCAaccaaagaaagaaacaaaaacggGAAGAACAACAGCAAGAAGCAACCACCACCTGCGTCGTGGACGTGGCTGCCCTTGGCCGCGGCCGCCCGATCACCGTCCTCCGTCGCCGCCGGCCGGAGGCACGCCCCGCGGAGGCCCCGCGCGACGGCGGCCCAGCACCCGCACCCACCCTGCCCCGCCGCCCGCTTCTGGGACGGCATCTCCTTCTCCTTGCCCAGGCGAGGAGGTCAACGACCTACAGCTCCCAAACTCCTACCGCCCATCCACACggctggcacggcacggcccggttcGGTTCTTTCTTTCCCCCGCGCGCTTTGCTTTTCTCGCTCCCCGTCCAAATCCTCCGAGCAGATAAGTGCGATGCGGGGCGCAAAAGGGTAAGGGAAAGCGAAAGCGAAAGGTGGCGCGCGGTGGGGGTGCACAAGTCGGAGAAGCAAGCGAAGCGAAGCGATGGATGGGTAGCGCCGTAGCAGGGGTGGAGTGGCCAGGTCAGTGGCAGTGGGCCGTCACCACGGCCACTGGCACTGGCACTACTGCAGCGAagggtcgccgtcgccgtcgtcatGATAGCTGCGCCCGAGGGGAAAGGTGCTTTTCGCGGCTGGCTTTGCCTGCCGCACTGGCTCACTGCCTGCCTCACTGGCTCATTGCCTGCCTCGCTTTGCATTAGTCCCTCTCGTCAGCGTCTGCGCGGGAACGGGGCGCCGCCAACCAAACCAACCAGCGGTAAGGCGGCCGAATTTACCGTCCTCGTCGCCGGGTTGATTCGATTCCGTTTCCCCGGCG from Phragmites australis chromosome 8, lpPhrAust1.1, whole genome shotgun sequence includes:
- the LOC133926324 gene encoding serine/threonine-protein kinase PBL34-like isoform X5, translated to MPSQKRAAGQGGCGCWAAVARGLRGACLRPAATEDGDRAAAAKGSHVHDAAETRYLNARNRELGDHFQTDHDAENGVDASIEMKTLPKLLQFTFHELKSATVNFRPDSILGEGGFGYVFKGWIEPNSTAPAKPGTGVTVAVKSLKPDALQGHREWVAEVDFLGQLHHKHLVKLIGYCIEDDQRLLVYEFMARGSLENHLFRRALPLPWSNRMKIALGAAKGLAFLHGGPKPVIYRDFKTSNILLDAEYNAKLSDFGLAKAGPQGDKTHVSTRVVGTYGYAAPEYVMTDRR
- the LOC133926324 gene encoding serine/threonine-protein kinase PBL34-like isoform X3, whose amino-acid sequence is MPSQKRAAGQGGCGCWAAVARGLRGACLRPAATEDGDRAAAAKGSHVHDAAETRYLNARNRELGDHFQTDHDAENGVDASIEMKTLPKLLQFTFHELKSATVNFRPDSILGEGGFGYVFKGWIEPNSTAPAKPGTGVTVAVKSLKPDALQGHREWVAEVDFLGQLHHKHLVKLIGYCIEDDQRLLVYEFMARGSLENHLFRRALPLPWSNRMKIALGAAKGLAFLHGGPKPVIYRDFKTSNILLDAEYNAKLSDFGLAKAGPQGDKTHVSTRVVGTYGYAAPEYVMTAVVLALVGCLLLYYFLLVICAKI
- the LOC133926324 gene encoding serine/threonine-protein kinase PBL34-like isoform X4: MPSQKRAAGQGGCGCWAAVARGLRGACLRPAATEDGDRAAAAKGSHVHDAAETRYLNARNRELGDHFQTDHDAENGVDASIEMKTLPKLLQFTFHELKSATVNFRPDSILGEGGFGYVFKGWIEPNSTAPAKPGTGVTVAVKSLKPDALQGHREWVAEVDFLGQLHHKHLVKLIGYCIEDDQRLLVYEFMARGSLENHLFRRALPLPWSNRMKIALGAAKGLAFLHGGPKPVIYRDFKTSNILLDAEYNAKLSDFGLAKAGPQGDKTHVSTRVVGTYGYAAPEYVMTGFCVILYS
- the LOC133926324 gene encoding serine/threonine-protein kinase PBL35-like isoform X2 yields the protein MPSQKRAAGQGGCGCWAAVARGLRGACLRPAATEDGDRAAAAKGSHVHDAETRYLNARNRELGDHFQTDHDAENGVDASIEMKTLPKLLQFTFHELKSATVNFRPDSILGEGGFGYVFKGWIEPNSTAPAKPGTGVTVAVKSLKPDALQGHREWVAEVDFLGQLHHKHLVKLIGYCIEDDQRLLVYEFMARGSLENHLFRRALPLPWSNRMKIALGAAKGLAFLHGGPKPVIYRDFKTSNILLDAEYNAKLSDFGLAKAGPQGDKTHVSTRVVGTYGYAAPEYVMTGHLTSKSDVYSFGVVLLEMLTGRRSMDKKRPTGEQNLVAWARPYLNDRRRLYQLVDPRLGLNYSIKGVQKVAQICHYCLSRDTKSRPSMDEVVKQLTPLQDLNGMASASFRPRSSQRGTSVTASSVVSEAAIL
- the LOC133926324 gene encoding serine/threonine-protein kinase PBL35-like isoform X1, producing MPSQKRAAGQGGCGCWAAVARGLRGACLRPAATEDGDRAAAAKGSHVHDAAETRYLNARNRELGDHFQTDHDAENGVDASIEMKTLPKLLQFTFHELKSATVNFRPDSILGEGGFGYVFKGWIEPNSTAPAKPGTGVTVAVKSLKPDALQGHREWVAEVDFLGQLHHKHLVKLIGYCIEDDQRLLVYEFMARGSLENHLFRRALPLPWSNRMKIALGAAKGLAFLHGGPKPVIYRDFKTSNILLDAEYNAKLSDFGLAKAGPQGDKTHVSTRVVGTYGYAAPEYVMTGHLTSKSDVYSFGVVLLEMLTGRRSMDKKRPTGEQNLVAWARPYLNDRRRLYQLVDPRLGLNYSIKGVQKVAQICHYCLSRDTKSRPSMDEVVKQLTPLQDLNGMASASFRPRSSQRGTSVTASSVVSEAAIL